CGTGATCGTGGCGCGCACCGATTTCGGTGGGCGCCGCTCGATCGGCATCCCGGCGCTCGGCCTCAGCACGGCGGCCGCCGAATGATGCAGGCGTCGGTCCTGTTCGTCTGCCTCGGCAATATCTGTCGCTCCCCGCTTGCCGAAGCCGCGCTGCGGGCGGAGGCCGAACAGGCCGGGCTGGACATAGTGGTGGATTCGGCCGGCACCGGCGACTGGCATGTCGGCGATGCGCCCGATCCGCGCGCGCAGGCGGTGGCGCGGCGCCATGGCATCGACATCAGCTTCTATCGCGGGCGGCAGGCGAAGCCGGTGGATTTCCACCGCTTCACCCATATCTTCGCGCTCGACAGCGACAATCTCGCCAATCTGCGCCGCATCCGCCCCGCCGACGGCACCGCCAGCCTGTCTTTGCTGATGGATCTGGTGCCGGGGCGTGAGGGCAGCGGCGTGACCGACCCCTATTATGGCAATGATGCCGGCTTCGACATCACCTGGGACGATGTCATCCGCGCAGCCAAGGCAATCGTGGCCGGGCTTCAGGCCTGACCACTGCCGTAATCAGGCCAGCGTCGTCGCGATCGGCAGGCCCTGCTTCAACGTCAATGTAACCGGCGTCCGCTCGGCAACATCGGCCAGTCGTGCCCGCTGTTCCGCGTCCAGCCCGACGATCGTCAGCGTCCGGTCGATCCGCTTTTCCTCCTTGCCCGACAGGCGCAGCGCGACATCGAGCGATTCAAGCGGCCAGCCCTTCTTCTCCGCATACATGCGCAGCGTAATTGCGGTGCACGCCCCCAGCGCCGCCAGCAGCAGGTCATAGGGCGCGGGGCCGAGATTGGCGCCGCCCAGCGTCTCCGGCTCGTCGGCGGTGATGGCATGACCGCCGACGATGATCTCCGTGCGATATCGGTCCTTGCCGATATGGGCGCTACCCTGGGCCATGATGCTGCTCCTTATACCGGGAGGGGGATGAATTCATGCTCTTCCGGCACCGGGGCGAAGCGCTGGGCCTGCCAGTCGGCCTTTGCCTGCTCGATCCGCTCGGGCGAGGAAGAAAC
The sequence above is drawn from the Sphingobium sp. AP49 genome and encodes:
- a CDS encoding low molecular weight protein-tyrosine-phosphatase, whose translation is MQASVLFVCLGNICRSPLAEAALRAEAEQAGLDIVVDSAGTGDWHVGDAPDPRAQAVARRHGIDISFYRGRQAKPVDFHRFTHIFALDSDNLANLRRIRPADGTASLSLLMDLVPGREGSGVTDPYYGNDAGFDITWDDVIRAAKAIVAGLQA
- a CDS encoding OsmC family protein — encoded protein: MAQGSAHIGKDRYRTEIIVGGHAITADEPETLGGANLGPAPYDLLLAALGACTAITLRMYAEKKGWPLESLDVALRLSGKEEKRIDRTLTIVGLDAEQRARLADVAERTPVTLTLKQGLPIATTLA